AGCGGCAGCGCCAGCGCAGCCCCACCCGCCAGCGCCCCAACAAGCACGGTGCGCCGGGAGAAACCGGTGGGTAGCGATGTCGATGCGGCCATGGCGCGGCCCCGTCGTTCACGGTGTCTTCCCGTCAAGGTAAGGACGGCCACGCGTGCGTTCCAGTGCGCGATTGCCAGGCCGGGCGGGGTATGCGATCACGATCCCGGCATGGTCGGCGATCCCATTCCCTATACCGGTTGTCCGCTGGATCGCGCGGGAGATCGGCGCACGCAGCCGGCGTGGCTGGCGGCGCGCCTGACCGATCCCGCGACCGCGTTCGTGGCGGTCTGGCGGGACAGCAGCCACGTCACCGACACGGGCGAGCCGCGGCCCGTGCGGCTCCAGGGCGAGGCGGCGAGCCTGGCGCTGGAGCTGGCCGAGGAGGTCGTCTTCCTGGGGCTGGAGACCGATTCCGAGGAGGGGGAGCACGCGGTCTTCGCGCTCGACCTCTCGGGGCTCGCGGACACCGAGGTGCTGGACGCCGTCGGCAACCAGGGCACGTTTCAGGACCTGCGTCGCATCGGCCCCCAGCTCGACCGCGCGGACGGCGCCCTGCTGGCCTACGCCCGCGCCGTCCTGCGCTGGCACCGCGGGCACCGCTTTTGCGGGCGCTGCGGCGCGCCCACGGCGGCCAAGGACGGCGGCCACGTGCGCATCTGCACGCGGGCCGATTGCGGCGTCTCGCATCACCCGCGCACCGATCCCGCCGTCATCATGCTGGTCCACGACGGGCGCGAGCACTGCGTGCTGGGGCGTCAGCCGCGCCATCCGGCGGGCATGCACACCGTGCTCGCGGGCTTCGTGGAGCCGGGCGAGAGCCTGGAGGAAGCGGTCGCGCGCGAGGTGGCGGAAGAGATCGGCCTGACGGTCGAGCCACCGCGCTACATGGGTTCGCAGCCCTGGCCCTTCCCGGCGCAGCTCATGGTCGGCTTCCACGTGCAGGCGCCGTACGCGCCGCTCAGCGTCCATCCGGACGAGCTGGAACGCGCGCGTTGGTACCACCGCGACGAGCTGCTGCGCGCGCCGAACGACGAAACCTTCCACCTGCCCCGGCGCGATTCCATCGCGCGCCGCCTGATCGACGCCTGGCTGGCCGGCGCGTGACATCCTTTGCTGCTACGCGCGGGTTGGACGGCGCCGTTGGTTGGTTCCCGTCCGCGTGGTACGTTTAATCCTATTCTGATTTCATTCGAGATAACCAAGGCAAAGAATCGGTGTGGGGAGGTTGACCGTGGCGTTGCTCGACCGCTTGCGGGATCGGGGCGAAGCCGATGCCAATGCGACGGCCGCCGGGGGTGAGACGGCCGTCGCCACCCAGAGCTACCTGGACACCCTGGCCGCGCGCCTGGACCTCCTGCTCGAAGGGCGCGCGGAAGAGGTGCCGGCGGGCGACGATCCCGTGACCGAGCGCCTGCGCAAGCTGGCCGACCAGCAGTCGAATCGCGCCATGAACGCGCTGACGCGCACGGTGGACATCTCCGTCGCCGCC
The genomic region above belongs to Limimonas halophila and contains:
- the nudC gene encoding NAD(+) diphosphatase; amino-acid sequence: MVGDPIPYTGCPLDRAGDRRTQPAWLAARLTDPATAFVAVWRDSSHVTDTGEPRPVRLQGEAASLALELAEEVVFLGLETDSEEGEHAVFALDLSGLADTEVLDAVGNQGTFQDLRRIGPQLDRADGALLAYARAVLRWHRGHRFCGRCGAPTAAKDGGHVRICTRADCGVSHHPRTDPAVIMLVHDGREHCVLGRQPRHPAGMHTVLAGFVEPGESLEEAVAREVAEEIGLTVEPPRYMGSQPWPFPAQLMVGFHVQAPYAPLSVHPDELERARWYHRDELLRAPNDETFHLPRRDSIARRLIDAWLAGA